Within the Novosphingobium pentaromativorans US6-1 genome, the region CGGCTAGACTCCTAACGCAGATTGGAAGGCTCTGCACGTCGTCTGTGCGACGCGCTGCAGTATTCGGACTGTGCGAGTTCGAGGACGGCCGTTAGGTGGTTCTTTCAATTGCGGTATAGGCTGGGATATTCCTTGCGGAACGCGGCCAGCTTCGGCTTGTCCCAGCGTGCGATGTAGGGGTGCTGCGGGTTCTTGCGCATGAAGTCCTGATGATAGGCTTCGGCAGGATAGAAGGCCCCGCTCTCCAGCTTCGTGGCGATCGGTTTGGGAAAGCTCTTCGCCTTGGTCAGCTTGGCGATATAGGCCTGCGCCGTGGCGCGCTGGAGGACGTTCTGAGGAAAGATCGCCGAGCGGTAGCTGGGGCCGACGTCGGGGTATTGCCGGTTCACCTGAGTCGGGTCATGCGCGACCGAGAAGTAGATCTGGAGCAGGGTGCCGTAGCTGACCTTGGCCGGGTCATAGACGATCCGCACGGCCTCGGCATGTCCGGTCTTCTCGGAAGACACGTCGCCATAGTTGGCTGTGCTCTTCTTGCCGCCGGCATAACCCGAGGTGACTGACTTTACTCCGCGCACATGCTCGTAGAGGCCTTCGATGCCCCAGAAGCAGCCGCCTGCCAGAACGGCCACCTGATCGCCGGACGGCACGGACTTTTCGGCCGGGGGAGGCGGGATGCGGCTGGCCGCGCTGCTCGTTTCGGCAGGCAGCAGGGTGCCGGCAGCCAGGGCGAGGGCGCCTGCGCCTGCCAGCAGGATAACGGGGACGGGGCGAATGGCCATGGTTGCTTCTCCCGGTGTCTGGGCGCTGGACGACAGTCCGTCCCATATCTAGGGCATGCAACCTGAACCTGCGCTAAAGCAGTGCCTTGTCGGCTGAAAAAGGTCAGGCGGCGCTTCTGGTCGTTCCGCGCACGATCAATTGCGGGGCATTCACGAAATGATCGGTATCCTCCCCGGCGATGCGCGCCTTGAGCTTTTCGACCAGCATCCTTGCGCCCAGACTGATTTCCTGCCGGATCGTCGTGAGCGGCGGCATGGTTTGCGAGGCAAGCGGCAGGTCGTCGAAGCTGACGATCTGCACGTCGTTGGGTACTGTGCGTCCATGCTGGTGCAGGACGCGCAATGCAGACATCGCGATCAGGTCCGAGGCTGCGAAAAGGCCGTCAGCCTGGCATTCCGGCAGCGCCTTTTCGATCTGGGGGCCCATGGTGGCGACTGCGAGGTCGATCGGCAGGTGGACGAGCGGGATGCCCGCTGCATCGGCAACGGCCTTGGCCGCCTGGTAACGGGTCGCGATCTCGATGCCGGTCGTGGTGCCGAGGAAGGCAAGGCTGCGCGCGCCGCAAGCAATCAGGTGCTCTGCCGCCATGCGGCCGCCAAGGGCATTGTCGGTTCCGACCACGCAGTGCCTCTGTCCCGGGGTGTGATGTCCCCACACGGTCAGCGGATGGTAATGCTCGGCTACGCTTTCGATGATGTCGAACTGGTCCGACTGGCCGATGACGATGACGCCGTCGACCATCCCCGAACCGCTTAACTGATCCAGCCAGTCGGTCGTATCGTCGGGGATCACGCGGCGCAGCATGACGTCGTAGCCGCTTTCCGTCAGTTCGTCGGCGATCTGACCCAGCAGCGTGAGGAAGAACGGGTCGGAGATATGCTGCTGCTTTTCATGGCCGAGGGGAACGACCACGCCGATCAGGCCCGTCTTTTGAGAGCGCAGCTTGCTTGCCATCTGGTTGGGGCGAAAGCCGTGCTCGCGCGCCAGCGTCTGGATACGATCGCGTGTTTCGGCATTGACCAGCGACTTGCCTGCCAGCGCGCGTGACACAGTGCCGGCCGAAACGCCCGCAATACGAGCAAGATCGGCAA harbors:
- the msrA gene encoding peptide-methionine (S)-S-oxide reductase MsrA; protein product: MAIRPVPVILLAGAGALALAAGTLLPAETSSAASRIPPPPAEKSVPSGDQVAVLAGGCFWGIEGLYEHVRGVKSVTSGYAGGKKSTANYGDVSSEKTGHAEAVRIVYDPAKVSYGTLLQIYFSVAHDPTQVNRQYPDVGPSYRSAIFPQNVLQRATAQAYIAKLTKAKSFPKPIATKLESGAFYPAEAYHQDFMRKNPQHPYIARWDKPKLAAFRKEYPSLYRN
- a CDS encoding LacI family DNA-binding transcriptional regulator, producing MTSNKNYPEKTGGQQKVRTLADLARIAGVSAGTVSRALAGKSLVNAETRDRIQTLAREHGFRPNQMASKLRSQKTGLIGVVVPLGHEKQQHISDPFFLTLLGQIADELTESGYDVMLRRVIPDDTTDWLDQLSGSGMVDGVIVIGQSDQFDIIESVAEHYHPLTVWGHHTPGQRHCVVGTDNALGGRMAAEHLIACGARSLAFLGTTTGIEIATRYQAAKAVADAAGIPLVHLPIDLAVATMGPQIEKALPECQADGLFAASDLIAMSALRVLHQHGRTVPNDVQIVSFDDLPLASQTMPPLTTIRQEISLGARMLVEKLKARIAGEDTDHFVNAPQLIVRGTTRSAA